One Actinosynnema pretiosum DNA segment encodes these proteins:
- a CDS encoding glycosyltransferase: MSRVLRAAVAAASAGAVLGAVHSAVNARLLRSPRADPPPCSEPVSVLVPARDEAHRIAATIRSLLAQRGVPDLEVLVLDDGSTDGTADVVREAAGGDARLRVLTGAPPVFGVPGKANACAQLAEAARGRVLVLVDADVVLAPDAVAASVDLLRSTGLDLVSPFPRQLADDAATRLVQPLLQWSWLVFLPLRVAERSARGSLSAACGQFLVVDAGALARCGGFAAVGGEVLDDIALVRAVKRSGGRGVVVDGSRIAECRMYRGWGEVAEGYGKSLWAMGGSPWGSVGLAGVLAWLFVLPAVAAVLGSRVGLAGYAAGVAGRVVAARRTGGRAWPDPLAHPVSVGALVVLIGRSVRGRARGTLTWKGRPLLAEGAGERDGEVGAADR; encoded by the coding sequence GTGAGCCGGGTGCTGCGGGCGGCGGTGGCGGCGGCGAGCGCGGGGGCCGTGCTCGGGGCGGTGCACTCGGCGGTGAACGCGCGCCTGCTGCGCTCCCCGCGCGCGGACCCGCCGCCGTGCTCGGAGCCGGTGTCGGTGCTGGTGCCCGCGCGCGACGAGGCGCACCGGATCGCGGCGACGATCCGGTCGCTGCTGGCGCAGCGCGGGGTGCCGGACCTGGAGGTCCTGGTGCTGGACGACGGGTCGACCGACGGCACGGCGGACGTGGTGCGCGAGGCGGCGGGCGGGGACGCGCGGCTGCGGGTGCTGACGGGCGCGCCACCGGTGTTCGGGGTGCCGGGGAAGGCGAACGCCTGCGCGCAGCTGGCCGAGGCGGCGCGCGGGCGGGTGCTGGTGCTGGTGGACGCGGACGTGGTGCTGGCCCCGGACGCCGTGGCCGCGTCGGTGGACCTGCTGCGGTCGACCGGGCTGGACCTGGTGTCGCCCTTCCCCCGGCAGCTCGCGGACGACGCGGCGACGCGGTTGGTGCAGCCGCTGCTCCAGTGGTCGTGGCTGGTGTTCCTGCCGCTGCGGGTCGCGGAGCGGTCGGCGCGGGGGTCGTTGAGCGCGGCGTGCGGGCAGTTCCTGGTGGTGGACGCGGGGGCGTTGGCGCGGTGCGGCGGGTTCGCGGCGGTGGGCGGGGAGGTGCTGGACGACATCGCGCTGGTGCGGGCGGTGAAGCGGTCCGGGGGGCGCGGGGTGGTCGTGGACGGGAGCCGGATCGCCGAGTGCCGGATGTACCGGGGGTGGGGCGAGGTGGCGGAGGGGTACGGGAAGTCGCTGTGGGCGATGGGCGGGTCGCCCTGGGGGTCGGTGGGGCTGGCGGGGGTGCTGGCGTGGCTGTTCGTGCTGCCCGCCGTGGCCGCGGTCCTGGGGTCGCGGGTGGGGTTGGCGGGGTACGCGGCGGGGGTGGCCGGGCGGGTGGTGGCGGCCCGGCGGACCGGCGGGCGGGCGTGGCCGGACCCGCTCGCCCACCCGGTGTCGGTGGGGGCGCTGGTGGTGCTGATCGGGCGGTCGGTGCGGGGGCGGGCGCGGGGGACGCTGACGTGGAAGGGCAGGCCGCTACTGGCGGAGGGCGCGGGTGAGCGCGACGGCGAGGTGGGCGCCGCCGATCGCTGA